The following coding sequences are from one Planifilum fulgidum window:
- a CDS encoding TetR/AcrR family transcriptional regulator, which yields MESLLFAKRMPKDARQKLLYVALRLFTEKGFKETSILEMVEAAHVSKTTFYNFFRSKEELLVQLFERLVDEVLDEVKKAADRQEKVSYKAFSGIRRYIELCTDRVTVARLLLVASVGVSQEVEKVRRKAHLRFAELIYSIVRDVLSGTVPEEELKIGAQAMVGAINEVVIQNVITSEQEADLDRLARMLNRIVVGSFSALVMKQSAN from the coding sequence TTGGAGTCCCTGCTTTTTGCAAAGCGAATGCCCAAGGACGCCCGTCAGAAGCTGCTTTATGTGGCCCTGCGCCTGTTTACGGAAAAGGGATTTAAGGAAACCTCCATCCTGGAGATGGTGGAGGCGGCCCATGTTTCCAAAACGACGTTCTACAATTTTTTTCGCAGCAAAGAGGAACTGCTGGTCCAGCTGTTTGAACGGCTGGTCGACGAAGTGCTGGACGAGGTGAAAAAGGCCGCGGATCGGCAGGAGAAGGTGTCCTACAAGGCCTTTTCCGGAATCCGCCGCTATATCGAGCTTTGCACCGACCGGGTGACGGTGGCGCGCCTGCTGCTGGTGGCTTCGGTGGGGGTCAGCCAAGAGGTGGAGAAGGTGAGGCGCAAAGCCCATCTCCGCTTTGCGGAACTGATTTACAGCATCGTGCGGGATGTGCTGTCCGGAACCGTCCCCGAGGAGGAGCTGAAGATCGGCGCCCAGGCGATGGTGGGAGCCATCAACGAAGTGGTGATCCAAAACGTGATCACTTCGGAACAGGAGGCGGATCTCGACCGATTGGCGCGGATGTTGAACCGGATCGTTGTGGGATCCTTCTCGGCCCTGGTGATGAAACAGTCTGCCAATTGA
- the tpx gene encoding thiol peroxidase → MAQERTGVVTFKGNPVTLVGNEVKVGDTAPDFTVLDNDLSPVTLADSKGSVRIISVVPSLDTGVCDQQTRRFNEEAASLEGVRVLTISVDLPFAQKRWCGAAGVDRVQTLSDHRDLSFGTAYGVVIKELRLLARAVFVVDKNDKVVYVEYVPEVTQHPNYEAAIEAAKKAAAS, encoded by the coding sequence ATGGCTCAGGAACGAACGGGAGTCGTGACTTTCAAGGGAAATCCGGTCACCTTGGTGGGAAATGAGGTGAAGGTGGGGGATACCGCTCCCGATTTCACCGTGTTGGACAACGATCTTTCCCCGGTAACGCTGGCGGACAGCAAGGGTTCCGTCCGCATCATCAGCGTGGTTCCCTCCCTGGATACCGGCGTTTGCGACCAGCAGACCCGTCGCTTCAACGAAGAGGCGGCTTCCCTGGAGGGAGTCCGGGTTCTGACGATCAGCGTCGACCTGCCCTTCGCCCAGAAGCGCTGGTGCGGCGCCGCCGGAGTCGATCGGGTGCAAACCTTGTCCGACCACCGCGACCTCTCCTTCGGGACCGCCTACGGGGTGGTGATCAAGGAACTGCGCCTGTTGGCCCGGGCGGTGTTCGTCGTGGACAAGAACGACAAGGTGGTATACGTCGAGTATGTGCCGGAAGTGACCCAGCATCCGAACTACGAGGCGGCGATCGAAGCGGCCAAAAAGGCGGCGGCCTCGTAA
- a CDS encoding cupin domain-containing protein, translating to MKIIELSHSLLPVYKNELILASRGNQTELYEIVFPRGKGLAAHIHTAGEDCALVLSGNLTYYVGNRETIQVEPGGLVFGWQNVLHGYLNRGDEPVRLVVFVTPGKIGLAYPADGDSRVRKVPVDQRKVHVEDEVAVSSEYASFRTVLVEGRYEEPEEPGVFKVFVDWKRKRLVVFDGEKVELIAEEPVRLLRYAARS from the coding sequence GTGAAAATCATCGAACTTTCTCATTCTTTGCTCCCCGTGTACAAAAATGAATTGATCCTGGCCAGCCGGGGGAATCAGACGGAGTTGTACGAAATTGTTTTCCCGCGGGGGAAAGGGTTGGCAGCCCACATTCACACGGCCGGAGAAGACTGCGCTTTGGTGTTGTCCGGAAATCTGACCTATTATGTGGGAAACCGGGAAACCATTCAGGTGGAACCGGGCGGACTCGTTTTCGGCTGGCAAAATGTGTTGCACGGATATCTGAATCGAGGGGACGAGCCGGTACGCTTGGTGGTGTTTGTCACTCCGGGCAAGATCGGCTTGGCCTATCCCGCAGACGGAGATTCGAGGGTGCGGAAAGTCCCCGTGGATCAACGCAAGGTGCATGTGGAGGATGAGGTGGCTGTTTCCTCGGAATATGCCTCCTTCAGAACCGTCCTTGTGGAGGGTCGGTATGAGGAGCCGGAAGAACCGGGGGTCTTCAAAGTGTTTGTCGATTGGAAAAGGAAACGGCTTGTCGTTTTCGACGGGGAAAAGGTGGAATTGATCGCGGAGGAGCCGGTTCGCCTCCTGAGATATGCCGCACGGAGCTGA
- a CDS encoding SCP2 sterol-binding domain-containing protein, which produces MANYTTAEVFQEIEKRLKENPKPIEGMKAIYQFDLSGEDGAVYQLHLADGAAKVEQGEAATADCTIQMTAADFKDMLLGNLNPTAAFMSGKLKVKGNLGLAMKLQNVLGQYEPPRA; this is translated from the coding sequence ATGGCCAATTATACGACAGCGGAAGTTTTTCAGGAGATCGAAAAGCGGTTGAAGGAAAACCCGAAACCGATCGAGGGAATGAAGGCCATCTACCAGTTTGATCTGTCCGGGGAGGACGGAGCCGTATATCAGCTTCATCTGGCGGATGGAGCGGCCAAAGTGGAGCAAGGGGAGGCGGCGACCGCCGATTGCACGATCCAGATGACCGCCGCCGATTTCAAGGACATGCTGCTCGGCAACCTGAATCCGACGGCGGCCTTCATGTCCGGCAAACTGAAGGTGAAGGGCAATCTGGGACTGGCGATGAAGCTGCAAAACGTGTTGGGCCAGTATGAGCCTCCGCGGGCGTGA
- a CDS encoding SIR2 family NAD-dependent protein deacylase, with the protein MAKEILLQVEGPTETITLSGERDERGTWRLWVERGGEEERREWDDWLDALLTLDENPWEEYEPVTVHPEFRSKVWGAVLQRAADPAELVPWFQACFPDEPVPDPRVWEEKCPLPRLAEVIARVRDAVVLTGAGMSTESGIPDFRSSTGLWRKIDPRRVATVETMEKDPDLFRRFYGERLRNLEHVRPHAGHYVLAEWAKQGIVRAVVTQNVDGLHHRAGSPEVYELHGSLRTVRCHRCGSPADLEDFLGGDACGLCGGPLRPNVVLFGELLPEEEWDRAIRAIRESSLLLVIGTSLEVYPVNQLPMLSTGRKAIINGSVTEWDHRFHHVIHARIGKTLMKLDRLVKEMK; encoded by the coding sequence TTGGCGAAGGAAATCCTGTTGCAGGTGGAGGGGCCGACGGAGACGATCACGCTGTCCGGTGAACGGGACGAACGGGGAACGTGGCGCCTGTGGGTGGAGCGCGGCGGAGAGGAGGAAAGACGCGAATGGGACGATTGGCTGGACGCCCTGCTGACTTTGGATGAAAATCCCTGGGAGGAGTACGAGCCGGTCACCGTCCATCCGGAATTCCGATCGAAAGTCTGGGGGGCCGTCCTGCAGCGGGCGGCCGATCCCGCGGAGCTGGTTCCCTGGTTTCAGGCCTGCTTTCCCGATGAACCGGTGCCGGATCCCCGGGTCTGGGAGGAGAAGTGCCCGCTGCCCCGTTTGGCGGAGGTGATCGCCCGGGTCCGGGATGCGGTCGTCCTGACGGGTGCGGGGATGTCGACGGAAAGCGGGATTCCGGATTTCCGTTCATCGACGGGATTGTGGCGGAAAATCGACCCCCGGCGCGTGGCCACGGTGGAGACGATGGAAAAAGACCCGGACCTGTTTCGCCGGTTTTACGGGGAACGCCTGCGGAATCTGGAGCACGTCCGTCCCCACGCCGGCCATTATGTGCTGGCCGAGTGGGCGAAGCAGGGCATCGTTCGGGCGGTGGTCACGCAAAACGTGGACGGGTTGCACCACCGGGCGGGAAGCCCGGAGGTGTATGAATTGCACGGATCGCTCCGCACGGTCCGCTGCCATCGGTGCGGGAGCCCCGCCGACCTGGAGGATTTCCTCGGGGGGGACGCCTGCGGTCTGTGCGGAGGTCCTCTCCGCCCCAACGTCGTGCTGTTCGGCGAACTGCTGCCGGAAGAGGAATGGGACCGGGCGATCCGGGCCATCCGCGAATCTTCCCTCCTCCTGGTGATCGGCACCAGTTTGGAGGTGTATCCCGTCAACCAGCTGCCGATGCTGTCCACGGGCCGGAAAGCGATCATCAACGGGAGCGTCACCGAGTGGGATCACCGGTTTCACCACGTCATCCACGCCAGAATCGGAAAAACCCTGATGAAACTGGATCGCCTGGTGAAGGAGATGAAGTAG
- the thpR gene encoding RNA 2',3'-cyclic phosphodiesterase gives MNPEELRLFVAVPIPDPVRGRIALRLGELKKAASFRKWVDPRDWHITLQFLGECSPQTGERVKERLRELSPTLHPFRLKLGALGLFGDPRRPRILWSGVEGELEALSRLQRKVVSRLSSLGFPAESRPFRPHLTLARNCRQRNFSLPELEARWMDDSDRPEWEVRRIVLYRSHLGRTPMYESVATFDLKGDEEV, from the coding sequence GTGAATCCGGAAGAGCTGCGCCTCTTCGTCGCCGTGCCGATTCCGGATCCTGTCCGCGGGCGGATCGCCCTTCGGCTCGGCGAACTGAAAAAAGCGGCCTCCTTCCGCAAATGGGTCGATCCCCGGGATTGGCACATCACCCTTCAATTCCTGGGCGAATGCAGCCCGCAGACCGGAGAGCGGGTGAAGGAGCGACTGCGGGAGCTGTCCCCGACACTGCACCCTTTTCGGTTAAAGCTCGGTGCCCTCGGTTTGTTCGGCGACCCCCGGCGGCCGAGGATTCTTTGGAGCGGAGTGGAGGGGGAACTGGAGGCCTTGAGCCGCCTTCAGCGGAAAGTGGTGAGCCGGCTGTCCTCCCTCGGTTTCCCCGCCGAGTCGCGCCCCTTCCGGCCGCACCTGACGCTGGCCAGGAACTGCCGTCAGCGGAATTTCTCCCTTCCGGAGCTGGAGGCGCGGTGGATGGATGATTCCGACCGCCCGGAATGGGAGGTGCGCCGGATCGTTCTGTACCGTTCCCATCTGGGAAGGACGCCGATGTATGAATCGGTTGCGACATTTGATCTCAAGGGGGATGAGGAAGTTTAG
- a CDS encoding helix-turn-helix domain-containing protein, translating to MDPLEMREIGEVIRKVRKERGMRLEDLADEHISPATISNIERGVPHVSKDKVNYVLDKLGLSLDRLPEMMTREQKKLEDIRLQLTAVESLIESNETKLAAEKLEALQLEDDHPFAPHYHFLRGRYFLSERKWNRAEKALSNAIRLCEGNPHAERMNIKADAYNELSINSYYQNDMAKAVHFTDEGMEAFNPEGERKHVKYVLLRNKGIYLERMGRIVQALRIVDKVWPELKSIDQTETVLSFYWLRSDLLRRSGVLDEALKYAREGIEIARRNRVWISLFDLWTVLGTIYMDLKDWENAKACFDVVLSLRDKFPEKEMFITTYTRIGIMHMNLKEWDQAKLFLEEAIEKGEELNDVPRLTKALISMGDFYRLQAKNREAIPYYQRVEKLANRHNLKDLEYEAWFRLSQCWKDIDEEEFRRCTEKMFVVQEELDRESGGVSREVG from the coding sequence GTGGATCCTTTGGAAATGCGGGAAATCGGTGAAGTGATCCGCAAGGTGCGGAAAGAACGAGGCATGCGCCTGGAGGATCTGGCCGACGAACATATTTCCCCGGCCACCATCAGCAATATTGAGCGGGGCGTTCCCCACGTCAGCAAGGACAAGGTGAACTATGTCCTCGATAAATTGGGCCTGTCGCTGGACCGGCTGCCGGAGATGATGACCAGGGAGCAGAAGAAGCTGGAGGATATCCGGCTGCAGCTCACGGCGGTGGAAAGCCTGATCGAATCGAACGAAACCAAACTGGCCGCGGAGAAGTTGGAAGCGTTGCAATTGGAAGATGATCATCCCTTCGCTCCGCATTATCACTTTTTGAGAGGGAGATATTTTTTAAGCGAACGAAAATGGAATCGGGCGGAGAAAGCTTTGTCCAACGCCATTCGCCTGTGTGAAGGGAATCCTCACGCTGAGCGGATGAATATCAAGGCAGATGCTTACAACGAACTTAGTATCAACAGCTATTACCAGAACGATATGGCCAAAGCCGTCCATTTCACGGACGAGGGAATGGAAGCTTTTAACCCGGAAGGAGAACGGAAACATGTAAAATATGTGCTCCTTCGGAACAAAGGAATCTATCTGGAGCGGATGGGGCGGATCGTTCAAGCCCTGCGGATTGTGGACAAGGTGTGGCCCGAGCTTAAAAGCATCGATCAGACGGAAACCGTGCTCAGTTTCTACTGGCTCCGTTCCGATCTGCTGCGTCGGAGCGGCGTTCTGGACGAAGCGTTGAAATATGCCCGGGAAGGGATTGAAATTGCCCGCAGGAACCGGGTGTGGATCAGCCTGTTTGACCTTTGGACCGTTTTGGGCACGATCTACATGGATCTCAAGGACTGGGAGAATGCCAAGGCGTGCTTTGATGTGGTGCTGTCACTGAGGGACAAGTTTCCTGAGAAAGAAATGTTTATCACCACATATACGAGGATCGGAATCATGCATATGAATTTGAAAGAATGGGATCAGGCGAAGCTTTTTCTGGAAGAGGCCATTGAAAAAGGTGAAGAACTGAACGATGTTCCCCGCTTGACGAAGGCTTTGATTTCCATGGGAGATTTTTACCGCTTGCAGGCGAAGAATCGGGAGGCCATTCCTTACTATCAGCGGGTGGAGAAACTGGCCAACAGGCATAATTTGAAGGATTTGGAATACGAAGCGTGGTTCAGGCTCAGTCAGTGCTGGAAAGACATCGACGAGGAGGAATTTCGGCGTTGCACGGAGAAGATGTTTGTAGTACAAGAGGAGCTTGATCGTGAGAGTGGAGGTGTGAGCCGTGAAGTGGGTTAA
- a CDS encoding SDR family oxidoreductase, translated as MSFMEKRELSGRIAVVTGAGRRRGIGTAICRALADKGADIFFVWHPHDRRMREEGDDPAELEEELRSKGVRAEGFAMDLSSPSAPEAVLDRVEERLRTPSILVNNAAHSTTDGVDGLDAVTLDAHYAVNVRAAVLLSVGFARRWKGKRGGRIINLTSGQSLGPMPGEIAYATTKGAIEAFTSTFAVEVASRGITVNAVNPGPTDTGWMTEELKRELLSRFPTGRLGQPEDAARLIAFLAGEEAEWITGQVIHSEGGFWRR; from the coding sequence ATGAGCTTCATGGAAAAAAGGGAACTTTCCGGCCGCATCGCGGTTGTAACCGGGGCGGGACGGCGCCGGGGAATCGGTACGGCCATCTGCCGGGCCCTGGCGGACAAGGGGGCGGACATCTTTTTTGTGTGGCATCCCCATGACCGAAGAATGCGGGAGGAGGGGGACGATCCGGCCGAACTGGAAGAGGAGCTCAGGAGCAAGGGCGTGCGTGCGGAAGGTTTTGCGATGGACTTGTCTTCCCCGTCCGCTCCCGAGGCGGTGCTGGACCGGGTGGAGGAGCGGCTTCGAACCCCGTCGATTCTGGTAAACAACGCCGCCCACTCGACCACGGACGGCGTTGACGGGTTGGATGCGGTCACCCTGGACGCTCACTATGCGGTGAATGTCCGGGCCGCCGTCCTGCTGAGCGTCGGTTTTGCCCGGCGCTGGAAGGGAAAGCGGGGAGGACGCATCATCAATCTCACCTCCGGCCAGTCCCTCGGCCCGATGCCGGGGGAGATCGCCTACGCCACCACCAAGGGTGCCATCGAAGCGTTTACTTCCACCTTTGCCGTGGAGGTCGCTTCCCGGGGGATCACGGTGAATGCCGTCAATCCGGGCCCGACGGACACGGGATGGATGACCGAAGAATTGAAACGGGAGCTCCTGTCCCGCTTTCCGACCGGGAGGCTCGGTCAGCCGGAGGATGCCGCCCGGCTCATCGCCTTTCTCGCCGGGGAGGAAGCCGAATGGATTACGGGGCAGGTGATTCACTCGGAAGGGGGATTTTGGCGGCGGTGA